The segment TTACGAGTAACGCTTTAATGAAGCTAATTCCACAGCCACCTGGTATTTATGCAGGTGGGCAAATTAATTTCCACGGAAAAGACATTATTCCTTTAACTGAAAAAGAAATGATGGCGGTTCGCGGAAATGATATCGCGATGATTTTCCAAGATCCAATGACTGCTTTAAACCCAACAATGCGCATTGGTAAGCAAATTACTGAAGTGTTATTGAAGCATAAAAAAGTGAATTCACGCGATGCTGCAAAAGTACGTGCAATTGAATTGCTAGACCAAGTAGGAATTCCTTTCCCGGAGAAGCGTTACCGCGCATACCCACATGAATTATCTGGTGGTATGCGTCAACGTATTGTTATCGCAATTGCCCTTGCTGCAGATCCGAAGCTATTAATTGCCGATGAGCCCACAACAGCTTTGGACGTTACAATCCAAGCGCAAATTTTAGAGTTAATGAAAGAAATCCAAAAGAAGTCGAACACGTCGATTATTTTCATTACCCATGACTTAGGTGTTGTAGCCAATATCGCTGACCGTGTTGCTGTTATGTACGCTGGACAAATTGTTGAGTACGGAACAGTAGAGGATATTTTCTACAATCCTAAACACCCTTACACTTGGGGCTTACTTGGTTCAATGCCCGATTTAAACAACAGTACGGACGAGCTATTACGCGCAATTCCAGGCTCACCTCCAAACTTAATTGATCCACCAAAAGGCGATGCATTTGCACCTCGTAATGAGCATGCAATGAAAATCGATTTTGAAATGGAGCCGCCGATGTTTAAAGTATCGGATACACATTCTGCGAAAACATGGCTTTTACACCCAGATGCACCAAAAATGCCACTCCCTGATGCAATCGCACGCCGCATCAAAGGCTATGAACTGGAGGGCAAAGCAAATGGCAAATAAAATTTTAGAAGTACAAGGCTTAAAACAACATTTCGGTACAGCAAAAGATCCGATTAAAGCGATTGATGGTATTAGCTTTGATGTTTATGAAGGGGAAACTTTAGGATTAGTTGGAGAATCTGGTTGTGGTAAATCAACGACAGGTCGCTCAATTATCCGCCTTTATGACATTACAGAAGGTCAAATTACGTTTAAAGGTCGCAATATTTCAGAGCTCAAATCACGTAAAGATTTAATGCAGTTTAACCGAGAAATGCAAATGATTTTCCAAGATCCATATGCATCATTAAATCCTCGTATGACAGCTGGTGAACTTATTGCTGAATCATTCGACATTCATGGTCTTTATAAAAATAAAGCAGAGCGACGTGAGAAAGTTGGTTCATTACTTGAATCAGTAGGTTTAACGCGTGAGCATGCAAACCGCTATGCGCATGAATTTTCTGGTGGTCAACGTCAGCGTATCGGAATTGCCCGTGCACTTAGCTTAGACCCTAGCTTCATCATCGCGGACGAACCGATTTCAGCGCTGGATGTTTCGATTCAAGCGCAAGTCGTTAACTTATTGAAGCAACTGCAAAAAGAACGCGGCTTAACGTATTTATTTATTGCCCATGATTTATCAATGGTTAAATACATTTCAGACCGTATTGCTGTTATGTACCGCGGTAAAATTTTAGAACTTGGCTCTGCGGATGAGATTTACAATAATCCAATCCACCCATATACAAAATCATTACTATCAGCGGTTCCTCAGCCAAACCCTGAGTATGAGCGCAATCGTGTACGTATCCCTTACAAACATACAGAGCACGATCCTGCTGCAAAAGTAATTGAAGCTCGCCCTGGTCACTTCGTCTTCGGTACAGAAGCACAAGCGAAAGAATGGGCTAAATAATTCGCAATAAACGTTAAAAGCACATCTCGTATTAAACCGAGATGTGCTTTTCTACTTATTAGAATGTTTCCGAAGTTGTTTTTGCTTGCATGTGTAATGTTAAGTAATCAGGTCCGCCTGCTTTTGAATCCGTACCTGACATGTTGAAGCCACCAAATGGTTGATAGCCTACAATCGCACCTGTGCAACCGCGGTTAAAGTATAAATTTCCTACATGGAACTCATCACGCGCATATTCTAAATTCATACGATTTGTCGTGATAACTGCACCTGTTAAGCCGTATTCTGTGTTATTTGCAATCGCAATCGCTTCTTCAAATGTTTCCGCCTTTGTCATCGCTACGACAGGACCGAAAATTTCTTCCTGCATAATACGCGCTTTTGGATCAACATCTGCAAATACTGTAGGGTTCACAAAGTAACCTACTGAATCATCTGAAGTTCCTCCTGCAATAAGACGTCCTTCCGTTTTACCAATTTCGATATATTCACTAATCTTTTTAAATGCCGCCGAGTCAATAACTGTCGCCATAAAATTCGATGGATTGACTGGATCACCAATTGTCAGTTCTTTCGTTAATTCGCCTACACGCTCAACTACTTGATCATACACATCTTTTACAATGACAACACGTGAACATGCAGAACATTTCTGACCTGAGAAGCCAAATGCCGATTTAACGATTGATTGTGCAGCAAGCTCTAAATCCGCCTCTTTATCCACAACCATCGTATCTTTACCGCCCATTTCAGCAATGACACGCTTAATCCAAATTTGGCCTTCATTTAATTTTGATGCACGCTCATTAATACGTAAACCAACATCGCGTGAACCCGTGAAGCTAATGAAGCGCGTTTTCGGGTGATCCACTAAATAATCCCCTACTTCAGCACCATTTCCTGGGACATAATTGACAACGCCCGCTGGTAAGCCCGCTTCTTCAAGCACTTCAATAAATTTATACGCAACTACTGGTGTTGTAGAAGCTGGTTTTAATAATACTGTATTACCCGTTACAACAGCCGCAACCGTTGTACCCGCCATAATGGCAAATGGGAAATTCCAAGGCGAGATGACAATACCAATCCCAAGTGGAATATAATCATAACGATTGTATTCATTCGGACGGCTTTCTACTTTACGACCATCCTTCATTGTTAACATTTGACGTCCGTAATATTCTAGGAAATCAATTGCTTCAGCTGTATCCGCATCCGCTTCATTCCAAGGCTTCCCTGCTTCTTTTGTTAACCATGCTGAAAATTCATGCTTGCGGCGACGAATGATTGTTGCTGCCTTAAATAAAACATCCGCACGAATTTCAGGCTTTACCTTTTTCCATGTTTGGAATGCTTTATCCGCTTCTTGCATTGCCTTTTCAGCTAATTCTTGTGAAGCTTTCGAAACAGAACCGATCACTTCTGTTTTGTTTGCTGGGTTATATGAAACGATTTTATCTTCAGTCGTAATGCGCTCGCCACCAATAATGAGTGGATATTCTGCGCCTAATTGTGCTTCTACTTTTGATAACGCCTCTAAATATGCGTTTTTATTTGCTTCTACCGAGAAATCTGTAAATGGTTCATGTTTGTAATCTATCATTTATCATTACCTCCGATGGTTAGTGCATTATTTTTATGCGCCTTATGAAGCGCTTACAAGTTCATTGTGCAATAATTCATTGCTAAAATCAACACATTTTTCTGAAAAGTTCAATTATACATCGGTATTTCTGTACCTGTCGCTTTGCTTCGGTACAAATACATTTGCTAAAATAATAAAAAAATATCTTACTCTTGATGCTCCATGCTAAGATATATGTAAGGAGGTTGCACCGTATGAAACAACTTGATATTACGAATGTTTTTGAATTTATTACAGAAAAAATCGACATCGGCCTTTGTGCGATTGATGATAATGGACGTGTGATCGTCTTTAATAAAAAAATGCGAGATCTTACTGGTGAATCATTTGAACAAGTGACACAGCGCTTTGTCTCGCAATCACTGGATTTTAATTTAGAGCAAAACATGCTGCAAAAAGTTTTGGCTTCTGGTCAAGTAATTAGTCATGTGAAGCAAACGTTTTGGAATGCACAAGGTGAAGAAGTATCCATGATTAATGATTATTACCCCTTTACCCTAAATGACGAAACAAAAATTGCTATTCAGTTTTCGCGCGATGTAACACAACAAGAATTTTTAATGGACCGACCGCTCAGCCGCTATGGCGCTCCGTTAACGTTTGATATTATTACCGCTGTTTCGAAATCGATGAAGCAAGTGATTCAACAAGCGAAAGTTGCGGCTTTTGGTCGGATTCCGGTCATGCTTGTTGGGGAATCCGGCACGGGTAAAGATATGATTGCTGAGGGAATTCATCACGAACTTGTCGAAAAGAACGATCGCTTTATTACACTTATTTGCCGTCGTAATGAGGAAACACTACTTACACAAATCGAAAAATACATTGCAGAAGAAAAAAAATATACATTCTTTGCGGAAAGAATTGAATTTTTATCCATGCCTGCTCAGGAACGCATTATTGAATTATTAGAATCTCATCAAGATCGCCATCATGTTTTCATTGCGAGTATTGGTGAGGATCCGATTGATTTAATTCAAAATGGACGCCTTTCTAAAAATCTATATTATTTATTTTCAAATTTAACGATTCAAGTACCATCATTGCGTGAACGTCGCGAAGATATTAAGCCGTTCATCGATGATTATTTTGCGCGCCGGCGTAGCAACTACGGGATTCATGTGAAGGGATTAGCCCCGGAAGTGGAGGAGCTCTTTCTTACATATGATTGGCCAGGCAATTTAAAAGAGCTTGAAGTTCTTCTTGATGATATTAGCGCATTGCTGACAAATGAGGAGTTTGTTGATATGACGCTCGTTCCCGCTTATTTCAAGTGGAAATTGAATCAAGCACAGCCGATTTCACATGATACAGCTAATCTGTTTGATTTTTCCCATCAAGAATTGCAGCCGCTTGATGAATATATGCGAAAAGTGGAAGATCATTATATCCAACATGCGCTACAATTGAATGATGGAAATATTTCACAAACGGCAAAATCGCTCGGCATTCACCGTCAAGGCTTACAATATCGCTTGAAACGAAAATAAAATGCTTCACTTTCATGAAATCAACATTTTGATTTAGGTCAAAATGTTGATTTTTTTCGTGCTTCGAAGCAAATTTTACGTCAGAGTACAGCATACTTGTTTAGAACCGCAAAATTTCTTTGCGTCATTTCTCAATTTTGCGAAATTTCCCTCTTTTTATTATTCTAGTAAAAATTTTTTAGTATAAAAAAACGTTGATATAACTCAATTTCTCCGCTTAGAAGTTAGAAAATTCTAAATTAGTGTTTCCTTTTTTTATTTTTTTAATATATACTCACTTCAACGTTAGCATAATATTAAATTCACAGGGGGTTGCTTAAATATGACGTTAAAAGATTTCTTTATTGCTCTTTCAGAGAACCAAACTTTAAATTCTGTTGCACAAAAATACGGTTTTAAACTTGGGGCGCAAAGTGTCGTTGCAGGTACAAATATCGATGAAGTAGTCGCAAGTATTAAAGAATTAAATGCTCAAGGTATTTCATGTACAGTTGATAATTTAGGGGAATTCGTTTTTGAAAAGTCTGCTGCACTTGAAGCAAAGGAACAAATTTTAACAGTCATTGAGCGTATTCACAGTGATAATTTACAAGCTCATATTTCATTAAAGCCATCTCAATTAGGCTTAGATATTGATTATGATTTTTGTTATGACAACTTAGAAGAGATCGTTGCTACTGCATATAATTATCAAATTTTCGTTAACTTCGATATGGAAAATTATGCACGCCTACATCCTTCTTTCCAGCTACTTGAAAAATTAAGCGAACAATATAACAACATCGGTACCGTTATTCAATCTTATTTCTTTGAGTCAGATGAAAACGTAGATCGCTATAAAGACTACCGTTTACGCATTGTTAAGGGTGCTTACAAGGAGGATAGCTCGGTTGCCTTCCAAGCAAAAGAAGAGATTGACCGCAAATATATCGAGCATATTGAATATCATTTATTACATGGGAAATTTACATCAATTGCAACGCATGATCACAATGTCATTAATCATGTAAAGCAATTTGTGAAAACGCATAATATTCCGTACGATAAATTTGAATTCCAAATGCTGTATGGCTTCCGTAAAGAGTTGCAATTATCTCTTGCCGGGGAAGGCTATAACTTCTGTACGTATGTTCCTTTTGGTCATGATTGGTACGGGTACTTTATGCGCCGACTTGCAGAGCGTCCGCAAAATCTTTCGCTCATTTCAAAGCAAGTTTTCAATAAAAAATCAAATACAGTTCTTGCTGTTGCAGCTGGTGCCTTCTTACTAGGACGCGTGACAAAAAGAAAAAAATAATATTAGAGTGCTACTAAATTTTGCGTTGAGAGGGTCTAAAGTTACATGTTAAAATGAATGAATTGTTATGAATCTATTTCGCTTTAGGCATCTCTTGTTCATTTTTTTCAGAGCTCTATTGGAAAGCTCATTTAAAATTTTTGACACCTACTGAGCAGAAAATCAATTACGCCTTAGCGTAATTGCGTCCAGATTTTTTCGAGTTCGCTCGAAAAACTTCCCTTAAAAATCTGTGACATCCGCCGGGGCTTAACTTGATTCAGCTGAGGATTCGAACCCTCACTGAATAGAATTGCATCTCTTATGCATTCATCCCCACTTATAGAAGTAGAAGATATTTGCTGAATCAAGTTAAAATTCACAATTCTTTCATAACATATAGTGATGTAGGTATTCTGCTAAAGAAAAATACAAAGGAGCTGTTTTTATGTCAGAGTACAGCTATCAATTTTTAGCTATTATTATTTATATGCTTGTCATGCTTGGCATTGGTTGGTATGCATTTCGTAAAACAAGTAATTTAACAGATTATATGCTGGGTGGTCGTGGACTTGGTGCTACGGTTACTGCATTAAGTGCTGGGGCTGCGGATATGTCTGGTTGGCTGTTAATGGGCTTACCTGGTGCGATTTATGTTTCAGGTTTAGTTGAAGCATGGATTGCAGTTGGCTTAACAATTGGCGCTTATTTAAACTGGTTACTTGTTGCACCACGTTTACGTGTATATACACAAGTTTCGAATAACTCGATTACAATTCCAAGTTATTTAGATAATCGTTTACGCGATAATACGAAATTGCTTCGTATCGCATCCGGGATTATTATTTTAGTATTCTTTACATTCTATGTATCATCTGGAATGGTTTCAGGCGGAAAGTTCTTTGAAAGTTCATTCGGAATGGACTATCATACGGGATTATTATTCGTTTCCGCTGTTGTTGTAGCCTACACATTATTCGGTGGTTTCTTAGCGGTTAGTTATACGGATGTTATTCAAGGGCTTATCATGGTCGTTACTTTAATCGCCGTTCCTACATTTGGTATATTTTTAACAGGTGGCTTCGGTGCTACACTTGATTCGATTAAAGAAGTAAATCCAGACATGCTGAATTTGTTACCAGCTACTGCTACGGCTGCTGGGATCATTTCATCGGTTGCATGGGGTCTTGGTTATTTTGGTCAGCCTCATATTATCGTACGTTTCATGGCCATTTCTTCAATCAAAGAAGTAAAAAGTGCGCGACGTATCGGAATTGGCTGGATGATTTTCAGTTTACTTGGTGCCCTTGCGACATCAT is part of the Solibacillus sp. FSL K6-1523 genome and harbors:
- a CDS encoding proline dehydrogenase family protein — its product is MTLKDFFIALSENQTLNSVAQKYGFKLGAQSVVAGTNIDEVVASIKELNAQGISCTVDNLGEFVFEKSAALEAKEQILTVIERIHSDNLQAHISLKPSQLGLDIDYDFCYDNLEEIVATAYNYQIFVNFDMENYARLHPSFQLLEKLSEQYNNIGTVIQSYFFESDENVDRYKDYRLRIVKGAYKEDSSVAFQAKEEIDRKYIEHIEYHLLHGKFTSIATHDHNVINHVKQFVKTHNIPYDKFEFQMLYGFRKELQLSLAGEGYNFCTYVPFGHDWYGYFMRRLAERPQNLSLISKQVFNKKSNTVLAVAAGAFLLGRVTKRKK
- the putP gene encoding sodium/proline symporter PutP; translation: MSEYSYQFLAIIIYMLVMLGIGWYAFRKTSNLTDYMLGGRGLGATVTALSAGAADMSGWLLMGLPGAIYVSGLVEAWIAVGLTIGAYLNWLLVAPRLRVYTQVSNNSITIPSYLDNRLRDNTKLLRIASGIIILVFFTFYVSSGMVSGGKFFESSFGMDYHTGLLFVSAVVVAYTLFGGFLAVSYTDVIQGLIMVVTLIAVPTFGIFLTGGFGATLDSIKEVNPDMLNLLPATATAAGIISSVAWGLGYFGQPHIIVRFMAISSIKEVKSARRIGIGWMIFSLLGALATSLVGVAYFQQQGFELKDPETVFIVLGQILFHPFIAGIVLAAILAAVMSTISSQLIVTSSALIEDIYKALFNKSASDKHYVFLGRMAVLGVSIFAAFVAWNPESTILGLVAFAWAGFGAAFGPIILLSLFWKKLTNYGALSGMVAGALVAFIWGRTPSLSGMLYEIVPGFIVCLVIAFIVSLATYKHNAEIEKEFHETQRILKEERN
- a CDS encoding ABC transporter ATP-binding protein — protein: MANKILEVQGLKQHFGTAKDPIKAIDGISFDVYEGETLGLVGESGCGKSTTGRSIIRLYDITEGQITFKGRNISELKSRKDLMQFNREMQMIFQDPYASLNPRMTAGELIAESFDIHGLYKNKAERREKVGSLLESVGLTREHANRYAHEFSGGQRQRIGIARALSLDPSFIIADEPISALDVSIQAQVVNLLKQLQKERGLTYLFIAHDLSMVKYISDRIAVMYRGKILELGSADEIYNNPIHPYTKSLLSAVPQPNPEYERNRVRIPYKHTEHDPAAKVIEARPGHFVFGTEAQAKEWAK
- the pruA gene encoding L-glutamate gamma-semialdehyde dehydrogenase → MIDYKHEPFTDFSVEANKNAYLEALSKVEAQLGAEYPLIIGGERITTEDKIVSYNPANKTEVIGSVSKASQELAEKAMQEADKAFQTWKKVKPEIRADVLFKAATIIRRRKHEFSAWLTKEAGKPWNEADADTAEAIDFLEYYGRQMLTMKDGRKVESRPNEYNRYDYIPLGIGIVISPWNFPFAIMAGTTVAAVVTGNTVLLKPASTTPVVAYKFIEVLEEAGLPAGVVNYVPGNGAEVGDYLVDHPKTRFISFTGSRDVGLRINERASKLNEGQIWIKRVIAEMGGKDTMVVDKEADLELAAQSIVKSAFGFSGQKCSACSRVVIVKDVYDQVVERVGELTKELTIGDPVNPSNFMATVIDSAAFKKISEYIEIGKTEGRLIAGGTSDDSVGYFVNPTVFADVDPKARIMQEEIFGPVVAMTKAETFEEAIAIANNTEYGLTGAVITTNRMNLEYARDEFHVGNLYFNRGCTGAIVGYQPFGGFNMSGTDSKAGGPDYLTLHMQAKTTSETF
- a CDS encoding sigma 54-interacting transcriptional regulator — its product is MKQLDITNVFEFITEKIDIGLCAIDDNGRVIVFNKKMRDLTGESFEQVTQRFVSQSLDFNLEQNMLQKVLASGQVISHVKQTFWNAQGEEVSMINDYYPFTLNDETKIAIQFSRDVTQQEFLMDRPLSRYGAPLTFDIITAVSKSMKQVIQQAKVAAFGRIPVMLVGESGTGKDMIAEGIHHELVEKNDRFITLICRRNEETLLTQIEKYIAEEKKYTFFAERIEFLSMPAQERIIELLESHQDRHHVFIASIGEDPIDLIQNGRLSKNLYYLFSNLTIQVPSLRERREDIKPFIDDYFARRRSNYGIHVKGLAPEVEELFLTYDWPGNLKELEVLLDDISALLTNEEFVDMTLVPAYFKWKLNQAQPISHDTANLFDFSHQELQPLDEYMRKVEDHYIQHALQLNDGNISQTAKSLGIHRQGLQYRLKRK
- a CDS encoding ABC transporter ATP-binding protein produces the protein MKKKVLEVKDLRINFKTYAGVVQAVRGVSFELYEGETLAIVGESGSGKSVTSNALMKLIPQPPGIYAGGQINFHGKDIIPLTEKEMMAVRGNDIAMIFQDPMTALNPTMRIGKQITEVLLKHKKVNSRDAAKVRAIELLDQVGIPFPEKRYRAYPHELSGGMRQRIVIAIALAADPKLLIADEPTTALDVTIQAQILELMKEIQKKSNTSIIFITHDLGVVANIADRVAVMYAGQIVEYGTVEDIFYNPKHPYTWGLLGSMPDLNNSTDELLRAIPGSPPNLIDPPKGDAFAPRNEHAMKIDFEMEPPMFKVSDTHSAKTWLLHPDAPKMPLPDAIARRIKGYELEGKANGK